The genomic region GTCGTACAGCTTCCTGGCCCACAGGTAGGACAGCAGGGCGATGCCCGCGCACCACGCGACCGCGACGGCCGCGCTGCCGCCGATCTCCGTGCCCATCAGCAGCCCCCGCAGGGTCTCGATGATCGGGGTGAAGGGCTGGTACTCCGCGAACCACCGCAGCGCGGTCGGCAGCGTCTCGGTCGGGACGAAGCTGCTGCCCAGGAACGGCAGGAAGACCAGCGGCATGGGCAGGTTGCTCGCGGACTCCACGGTCTTGGCGACCAGGCCCAGCGCCACCGTCAGCCAGGTGAGGGCGAACGAGACCGTCACCAGCAGTCCGACGGCTCCCAGCCACTCGGCCGGGCCCGCGGTCGGGCGGAAGCCGATGAGCAGCGCCACGGCGGTCACCAGGGCCACGCTCAGCATCGACTGGACCAGGCTCCCGACGACGTGCCCGGTCAGGACCGACACCCGGGCGATGTCCATGGTGCGGAACCGGGCGACGATGCCCTCGGTCATGTCCATGG from Nocardiopsis aegyptia harbors:
- a CDS encoding ABC transporter permease — translated: MTALTHALGDSGTMVARQLRHLLRYPSMTVLLAGMPILFLLLFVYVFGGAMGAGADGAANRAAYLDYIAPGMMLIAVASASQGTAISVAMDMTEGIVARFRTMDIARVSVLTGHVVGSLVQSMLSVALVTAVALLIGFRPTAGPAEWLGAVGLLVTVSFALTWLTVALGLVAKTVESASNLPMPLVFLPFLGSSFVPTETLPTALRWFAEYQPFTPIIETLRGLLMGTEIGGSAAVAVAWCAGIALLSYLWARKLYDRDPAA